In uncultured Bacteroides sp., one genomic interval encodes:
- the secA gene encoding preprotein translocase subunit SecA: MGFNEILSSIFGNKSTRDMKEIQPWVDKIKAAYEDVAKLDNDALRAKTEELKKYIYDSATEERAKIEELKATVETTELEEREDLFLQIDKFEKAVLDKYEVALDEVLPVAFSIVKETAKRFSENETIEVTATDFDRTLATTKDFVRIEGDKAIYQNHWIAGGTEITWNMVHYDVQLFGGVVLHKGKIAEMATGEGKTLVATLPVFLNALTGNGVHLVTVNDYLSKRDSEWMGPLYMFHGLSVDCIDKHQPNSDARRRAYLADITFGTNNEFGFDYLRDNMAVSPKDLVQRQHNYSIVDEVDSVLIDDARTPLIISGPVPKGEDQLFEELCPEVEKIVNVQKILATKYLSDAKRLIASDDKKDQEEGFLALFRSHKALPKNKALIKFLSEPGIKAGMLKTEEIYMEQNNKRMPEAVEPLYFVIEEKMNSVDLTDKGVDLLTGNSPDPTLFVLPDIASQLSELENENLNDEEKQIKKDELMTNFAIKSERVHTINQLLKAYTMFERDDEYVVIDGQVKIVDEQTGRIMDGRRYSDGLHQALEAKERVKVEAATQTFATITLQNYFRMYHKLSGMTGTAETEAGELWDIYKLDVVVIPTNRPILRKDMNDRVYKTKREKYKAVIEEIESLVNAGRPVLVGTTSVEISEMLSKMLMMRKIEHNVLNAKLHQKEADIVAQAGFKGTVTIATNMAGRGTDIKLSPEVKAAGGLAIIGTERHESRRVDRQLRGRAGRQGDPGSSVFFVSLEDDLMRLFSSDRIAGVMDKLGFKEGEMIEHKMISNSIERAQKKVEENNFGIRKRLLEYDDVMNKQRTVIYTKRRHALMGERIGMDIVNMIWDRCANAIEGKEYEDSKMEILQIFAMDIPYTEEESRNTKVEKLVDLTFDAAMATFKRRTERMANVANPVIKKVYEEQGNRFENILIPITDGKRMYNITCNLKAAYENESKEAVTAYEKTILLHNIDEGWKENLRELDELKHSVQNASYEQKDPLLIYKLESVTLFDEMVNKINNHTVASLMRGKIPFQEPEEVKQATPEVQQDYSKYRTEKTDLTDPNQQAAAQHDTREVKKEPIRVEKTVGRNDPCPCGSGKKFKNCHGREA; this comes from the coding sequence ATGGGATTTAATGAAATTTTAAGCTCTATCTTTGGAAATAAATCCACTAGGGATATGAAAGAGATCCAACCATGGGTAGACAAAATAAAGGCAGCGTATGAAGACGTTGCAAAACTGGACAATGATGCGCTTCGTGCTAAAACAGAAGAACTAAAGAAATATATATACGATTCAGCTACTGAAGAGAGAGCAAAGATTGAAGAGCTGAAAGCTACTGTTGAAACAACAGAACTTGAAGAAAGAGAAGATTTATTCTTGCAAATTGATAAGTTTGAAAAGGCTGTTCTTGATAAATATGAAGTAGCTCTTGATGAGGTTCTTCCAGTTGCTTTCTCTATTGTGAAAGAAACTGCTAAGAGATTCTCGGAAAATGAAACGATAGAAGTTACTGCTACCGATTTTGACCGCACACTTGCTACTACTAAAGATTTTGTTCGTATTGAAGGAGATAAGGCTATTTACCAGAATCACTGGATTGCCGGAGGTACTGAAATAACCTGGAATATGGTTCATTATGATGTTCAGCTCTTTGGTGGTGTGGTTCTTCATAAAGGTAAGATTGCCGAAATGGCTACTGGTGAAGGTAAGACTTTGGTGGCTACCTTACCTGTATTCCTTAACGCGTTGACCGGAAACGGTGTACACTTGGTTACTGTAAATGACTATTTGTCAAAACGTGACTCGGAATGGATGGGACCTCTATATATGTTCCACGGATTGAGCGTTGACTGTATTGATAAACACCAACCAAACTCAGATGCTCGTCGCAGAGCTTATCTTGCTGATATTACTTTCGGAACAAATAACGAATTTGGTTTCGACTACCTTCGTGACAATATGGCGGTTAGTCCAAAAGATTTAGTGCAACGCCAGCATAACTATTCAATTGTCGATGAGGTTGACTCTGTATTAATTGATGATGCCCGTACTCCTCTTATTATTTCTGGTCCGGTTCCTAAAGGTGAAGATCAGCTTTTTGAGGAATTATGTCCTGAGGTAGAAAAGATTGTTAATGTACAGAAAATATTAGCTACAAAATATTTGTCGGATGCAAAACGTTTAATTGCTTCTGACGACAAGAAAGATCAGGAAGAAGGTTTCCTTGCTTTGTTCCGCAGCCATAAAGCTTTGCCTAAAAATAAAGCATTGATTAAGTTCTTAAGTGAACCGGGAATTAAAGCCGGAATGCTTAAGACTGAAGAAATCTACATGGAACAGAACAACAAGCGTATGCCTGAGGCTGTTGAACCATTGTATTTCGTTATCGAAGAAAAAATGAATAGTGTAGACCTTACTGATAAAGGTGTTGACTTACTTACCGGTAATTCTCCCGACCCTACATTGTTCGTGTTGCCTGATATTGCTTCTCAACTTTCAGAACTTGAAAATGAAAATCTGAACGATGAGGAAAAGCAGATTAAGAAAGATGAATTGATGACTAACTTCGCTATTAAGTCAGAACGTGTTCATACCATCAACCAATTGCTTAAAGCATATACTATGTTTGAAAGAGATGATGAGTATGTGGTTATTGACGGACAAGTGAAGATTGTAGACGAGCAAACCGGACGTATCATGGATGGGCGTAGATATTCAGATGGTCTTCACCAGGCTCTTGAAGCTAAGGAACGTGTTAAGGTTGAAGCTGCTACACAAACATTTGCTACTATTACTTTACAGAACTACTTCCGTATGTATCATAAGCTTTCTGGTATGACCGGTACAGCTGAAACAGAAGCGGGTGAGTTGTGGGATATCTATAAACTGGATGTGGTTGTTATTCCAACAAACCGTCCAATCCTTCGTAAAGACATGAACGACCGCGTTTATAAAACAAAACGTGAAAAGTATAAAGCTGTAATCGAAGAAATTGAATCTTTGGTAAATGCTGGTCGTCCGGTGTTGGTGGGTACTACTTCGGTTGAAATCTCTGAGATGTTGAGCAAAATGCTTATGATGCGTAAGATTGAGCACAACGTGTTGAATGCAAAACTTCACCAGAAGGAAGCTGATATTGTTGCTCAGGCAGGTTTTAAAGGTACAGTAACTATTGCTACCAATATGGCGGGTCGTGGTACCGATATCAAGCTAAGTCCGGAAGTTAAGGCTGCCGGTGGTTTGGCTATCATTGGTACAGAACGTCACGAATCTCGTCGTGTAGACCGTCAGTTGAGAGGTCGTGCAGGACGTCAGGGTGACCCGGGTTCTTCTGTGTTCTTTGTTTCTTTGGAAGATGACCTGATGCGTTTGTTCTCTTCAGATCGTATTGCCGGAGTGATGGACAAATTAGGATTCAAAGAAGGTGAGATGATTGAACACAAAATGATCTCTAATTCAATAGAACGTGCTCAGAAGAAGGTTGAAGAAAACAACTTCGGTATTCGTAAACGTCTGCTTGAATATGATGATGTTATGAACAAGCAACGTACAGTAATATACACTAAACGTCGCCACGCTTTGATGGGAGAACGTATTGGTATGGATATTGTAAATATGATATGGGATCGTTGTGCCAACGCTATCGAAGGTAAAGAATATGAAGATTCTAAAATGGAAATTCTTCAAATATTTGCAATGGATATTCCTTATACTGAAGAAGAATCAAGAAATACAAAGGTAGAGAAACTTGTAGATCTTACGTTTGATGCTGCTATGGCTACCTTTAAACGCAGAACAGAACGCATGGCTAATGTTGCTAATCCTGTAATTAAAAAGGTATACGAAGAACAAGGTAATCGTTTTGAAAACATTCTTATCCCAATTACAGATGGTAAACGTATGTATAACATCACTTGTAATCTGAAAGCTGCTTATGAAAATGAAAGTAAAGAAGCGGTAACAGCATACGAAAAGACTATTCTTCTTCATAATATTGACGAAGGCTGGAAAGAAAATCTTCGTGAACTGGACGAGCTGAAACATTCTGTACAGAATGCAAGCTATGAACAAAAAGATCCGTTATTGATTTATAAGCTTGAATCTGTGACCTTGTTTGATGAGATGGTTAATAAGATTAATAACCACACTGTTGCATCTTTGATGCGCGGTAAGATTCCTTTCCAGGAACCTGAAGAAGTAAAGCAGGCAACTCCGGAAGTTCAACAGGATTACAGTAAGTATCGTACTGAAAAGACTGATTTAACTGATCCTAACCAGCAAGCTGCAGCTCAGCATGATACTCGTGAGGTTAAAAAAGAGCCAATTCGTGTAGAGAAAACAGTAGGACGTAATGATCCTTGTCCTTGTGGTAGTGGTAAAAAGTTTAAAAACTGCCACGGACGTGAGGCGTAA
- a CDS encoding alkaline phosphatase family protein, which produces MKSLLTSIITVLTITGLQAQTPSQLTTPKLVVGLTVDQLRTDYIEAFSSLYGEKGFKRLWKDGRVYRNAEFNFSNPDRASSVAALYTGTVPTVNGITGENWLDISTLRIKNCVDDRNFMGNYTTETTSASQLMVSTVADELKVATQGKGLVYSIAPYREAAIFGAGHAGNGAFWLNDDTGKWCGSTYYNDFPWFVSQYNDRKAIDFRINGMIWTPTRAVADYKYLTSQFAQETFSYNFDEAKKNKFRKLKTSPFINEEINNFLLDILVNSTMGQDETPDLLSLTYYAGNYDHKSAKECALEMQDTYVRLDKSIGELLDIIDKKVGLNNVLFCINSTGYVDAEGPELERYRIPGGEFYLDRCAALLNMYFMAVYGEGQYIEAHNDLQLYLNHKLIEKKQLNINDVLVKASDFLIQFSGVKEVYSSYRLLQGAWTPELQKMRNSYNRNRSGDLTLEILPGWTVVNSDSPSESKVVRKAYVPSPLIFLGGNVKPEIINTPVNTDCFAPTIARSMRIRAPNGCSSAPLANILR; this is translated from the coding sequence ATGAAAAGTTTACTCACATCAATAATAACCGTACTAACTATAACCGGACTTCAGGCTCAGACTCCGTCTCAGCTAACAACACCAAAACTTGTTGTTGGTTTGACTGTTGATCAGCTTCGTACCGATTATATAGAAGCTTTTTCTTCTCTTTATGGAGAAAAAGGTTTTAAGCGCTTATGGAAAGATGGACGAGTATACAGAAATGCAGAGTTTAATTTTTCAAATCCGGACAGGGCATCTTCTGTTGCTGCTCTTTATACCGGAACGGTTCCTACTGTTAATGGAATAACAGGGGAGAATTGGCTTGATATTTCTACACTACGGATAAAAAATTGCGTGGATGATCGCAATTTTATGGGTAATTATACTACCGAAACAACTTCTGCTTCACAGCTGATGGTTTCTACTGTTGCCGATGAACTGAAAGTTGCTACTCAGGGTAAAGGTCTGGTTTATTCAATCGCCCCATATCGCGAAGCTGCTATCTTTGGAGCTGGGCACGCTGGTAATGGCGCTTTCTGGTTGAATGATGATACCGGTAAATGGTGCGGATCAACCTATTATAATGATTTTCCCTGGTTTGTAAGTCAATATAACGATCGGAAAGCTATTGATTTTCGTATTAACGGAATGATTTGGACGCCAACTCGTGCGGTTGCAGACTATAAATACCTGACGTCTCAGTTTGCTCAGGAAACATTCTCTTATAACTTTGATGAAGCAAAGAAAAATAAGTTCAGGAAACTGAAAACAAGTCCGTTTATTAATGAAGAAATCAACAACTTCCTTTTAGATATACTTGTAAACAGTACTATGGGGCAGGACGAAACTCCCGACTTACTTTCTTTGACTTACTATGCAGGTAATTACGATCATAAAAGTGCTAAAGAATGCGCTTTGGAGATGCAGGATACCTATGTGAGACTAGATAAGAGCATTGGCGAACTTCTGGATATTATTGATAAAAAGGTAGGGCTAAACAATGTTTTGTTTTGCATTAATTCTACCGGTTATGTTGATGCTGAAGGCCCGGAACTGGAAAGATATCGTATTCCCGGAGGTGAGTTTTATTTAGATCGTTGTGCTGCACTTCTTAACATGTACTTTATGGCTGTTTATGGCGAAGGACAGTATATTGAAGCGCATAATGACTTACAATTATATTTGAACCACAAACTAATAGAGAAGAAACAGCTGAACATAAACGACGTTCTTGTTAAGGCTTCTGATTTCTTGATTCAGTTTAGTGGTGTAAAAGAAGTCTATTCATCTTATCGTTTGTTGCAAGGAGCATGGACTCCCGAGCTTCAAAAGATGAGAAATTCATATAACCGTAATCGTTCTGGTGATTTAACTCTTGAAATTTTACCGGGATGGACTGTTGTTAATTCTGATTCTCCTTCAGAAAGTAAAGTTGTACGTAAAGCTTATGTTCCTTCTCCACTTATTTTCTTAGGAGGAAATGTGAAGCCTGAAATTATAAATACTCCGGTCAATACTGACTGTTTCGCACCTACTATTGCTCGTTCTATGAGAATCAGAGCACCGAATGGCTGCTCTTCTGCTCCTCTTGCAAATATATTAAGATAA
- a CDS encoding DUF4105 domain-containing protein, whose amino-acid sequence MKKVIKASKQLYIKYAFCLVSLFCVFPFQSKASSEDSIRISLLTCSPGSEIYALFGHTALRYQNMNTGMDVVFNYGMFDFHAPHFIWRYIKGETDYQLGVTDYFYFEQEYSERNSSVYQQTLNLLPEEKDALFLILQKNYLPENRVYRYNFFYDNCSTRPRDRVEECIKGKVTYTKNVSPLSFRDIVHEFTAGHEWAEFGIDLCLGSKADEIIDYRLKMFAPYYLKEALTGAKIKANDGKERILVSNAEEIVHRSPNKETVESSYPSPLLTAWVLFTLVLLITAYGYKKKKSFWGLDIILFSMAGLAGCIIAFLVCFSQHPTVSPNYLLFVFHPLHFLYLPFMVWRAYKRMKDPYQLANLAVLTLFIVFFCLLPQKINLAVVPLALCLWIRSLNYVCLNYKRNK is encoded by the coding sequence ATGAAAAAAGTTATAAAAGCTAGTAAGCAGTTGTATATTAAATATGCTTTTTGTCTGGTTAGTCTGTTTTGTGTCTTTCCTTTTCAATCAAAGGCTTCATCTGAAGATTCTATTCGTATAAGTTTACTGACCTGCTCGCCCGGAAGTGAGATTTATGCTCTCTTTGGTCATACAGCTTTGCGGTATCAAAATATGAATACTGGCATGGATGTGGTTTTTAATTACGGAATGTTTGATTTTCATGCTCCTCATTTTATATGGAGATATATTAAAGGAGAAACAGATTATCAGCTAGGTGTTACCGATTACTTTTATTTTGAGCAAGAATATTCAGAACGTAACTCAAGTGTTTACCAACAGACATTGAATCTGCTTCCTGAAGAAAAAGATGCATTGTTCTTGATTCTACAAAAGAATTATTTGCCTGAAAACAGAGTTTACCGTTATAATTTCTTTTATGATAACTGTTCTACGCGTCCAAGAGATCGTGTGGAAGAATGTATTAAAGGCAAAGTAACATACACAAAAAATGTGTCTCCATTATCATTCAGAGATATTGTTCATGAATTTACTGCCGGTCACGAGTGGGCCGAATTTGGAATAGATTTGTGTTTGGGAAGCAAAGCCGATGAAATTATTGATTATAGATTAAAGATGTTTGCTCCTTATTATTTAAAAGAGGCTTTGACTGGAGCTAAGATAAAAGCCAATGACGGTAAAGAGCGGATATTGGTTTCTAATGCAGAAGAAATTGTTCATCGCTCTCCGAATAAAGAAACTGTAGAATCGTCATATCCATCTCCTTTATTAACCGCCTGGGTATTATTTACTCTGGTGTTACTTATTACAGCGTATGGATATAAAAAGAAAAAGAGCTTCTGGGGATTAGATATTATCTTATTTAGTATGGCAGGTTTAGCAGGATGTATCATTGCTTTTCTTGTTTGTTTCTCACAACATCCTACTGTAAGTCCTAATTATTTGCTGTTTGTTTTTCATCCTTTGCATTTTCTTTATTTGCCTTTTATGGTTTGGAGAGCATATAAAAGGATGAAAGACCCTTATCAATTGGCTAATTTGGCTGTTTTAACACTTTTTATAGTGTTTTTCTGCTTACTACCCCAAAAAATTAATTTAGCTGTTGTACCTTTGGCACTCTGTTTGTGGATACGTTCCTTGAACTATGTATGTCTGAATTACAAAAGAAATAAATGA
- a CDS encoding archaeosortase/exosortase family protein produces the protein MRVKLNKRLLDLKRRLEPFRGVFLFITIVLIAHLSWKISFHTGIENQEYSNKILTNNSSSSVIANIKGKVWRGIGVGDVDCHNTDCRYISFFNNNLTTKFVPWTEKTALASFWVVNLVCKYPLSLFSYVDSSSSKKIESRTLLSYDRLHGPAVNIIWGCTGVKQIYILFLIILFSRGIWWKRFIYFLMGSLVLLLFNVMRISIVTLLIKSYPESFEILHDVLFKYLFYGLIFLLWIIWEEKFSGKNFIK, from the coding sequence ATGAGAGTGAAACTGAATAAACGGTTGTTGGATTTGAAAAGAAGATTAGAACCGTTTCGTGGAGTTTTTCTCTTTATTACTATTGTTTTAATAGCTCATCTTTCCTGGAAAATATCTTTTCATACAGGGATTGAAAATCAGGAATATAGTAATAAGATTCTAACAAATAATAGTTCATCGTCTGTTATAGCTAATATAAAAGGAAAGGTGTGGCGTGGAATTGGAGTGGGAGATGTTGATTGCCATAATACGGATTGTAGATATATTTCTTTCTTTAATAATAACTTGACGACGAAGTTTGTTCCGTGGACAGAAAAGACAGCTTTGGCTAGTTTTTGGGTTGTAAATTTAGTTTGCAAATATCCTCTTAGTCTTTTCAGTTATGTGGATTCTTCAAGTAGCAAAAAAATAGAGTCGCGCACGCTTCTATCTTATGACAGATTGCATGGTCCGGCAGTTAATATTATATGGGGATGTACAGGAGTTAAACAAATTTATATCCTTTTTCTTATAATCCTTTTCAGTAGAGGAATCTGGTGGAAACGATTCATTTATTTTTTAATGGGTAGTTTAGTTCTGTTATTATTTAATGTTATGCGCATTAGTATTGTAACGTTACTTATAAAATCTTACCCGGAAAGTTTTGAGATATTACACGATGTTTTGTTTAAATATTTATTTTATGGATTAATTTTCTTGCTATGGATAATATGGGAAGAAAAGTTTTCCGGGAAAAATTTCATAAAGTAG
- a CDS encoding type III pantothenate kinase: protein MNLIIDIGNTAAKVAIFNNNSLVEVFRSSNQYLDCLPEILCRFRINQGILASVIDISKDVSEQINALPFPIIRLSPETPIPIENLYHTPETLGNDRLAAVIGANEIYPQKDILVIDAGTAITYDFIDSKERYLGGNISPGKKMRFKALHEFTGKLPLIDEEGIRTPLGVNTESAIREGVIKGIEFEIEGYINSLKMSYPELLVFLTGGDAILFETNLNNSIFVDTFLVLKGLNRILNYNNGNI from the coding sequence GTGAATTTAATAATAGATATAGGAAACACAGCAGCTAAAGTTGCGATATTCAATAACAATTCATTAGTAGAAGTTTTTCGCAGCTCTAATCAGTATCTCGATTGCCTGCCGGAGATTCTTTGCAGATTCCGGATTAATCAGGGGATACTGGCATCTGTTATTGATATATCCAAGGATGTTTCTGAACAAATAAATGCACTCCCTTTCCCTATTATCAGGCTAAGCCCGGAAACACCTATTCCAATAGAAAATTTATATCATACACCTGAGACATTAGGCAATGACAGATTGGCAGCTGTAATAGGTGCCAACGAAATTTATCCCCAAAAAGATATATTGGTAATAGATGCAGGAACAGCTATCACCTATGATTTTATTGATTCAAAGGAAAGATACTTAGGAGGAAACATATCTCCGGGTAAAAAGATGAGATTTAAAGCTCTTCATGAATTCACAGGTAAATTGCCTCTAATAGATGAAGAAGGAATAAGAACGCCCCTGGGCGTAAATACGGAATCGGCAATCAGGGAAGGTGTTATAAAAGGTATAGAGTTTGAGATAGAAGGATATATTAATTCCTTAAAGATGAGTTATCCCGAACTTTTGGTCTTTTTAACAGGTGGAGATGCGATTCTTTTTGAAACTAACTTAAATAATAGCATCTTTGTGGATACTTTTTTAGTATTAAAAGGTTTGAATAGAATTTTAAATTACAATAACGGTAATATCTAA
- the lptC gene encoding LPS export ABC transporter periplasmic protein LptC, whose protein sequence is MSKIYRKNYFIIKTNITIVCCTIATILLFSSCTEKKRPLAAAISDRDSLPLMKSLDVTTLISDSGITRYRIKTKEWLIYDKKNPPYWSFEKGLLLEKFDSTYHVDSSIKADTAYYYSDKKLWELKGHVVIKNVQGDKFNTEQLFWDQNLEKVYSSKFIRIQKSDRIITGHGFESNQQMTIYTIHKTTGSIPIEDKKVTRPDTIIVNH, encoded by the coding sequence ATGTCAAAAATATATAGAAAGAATTATTTTATTATTAAAACAAACATAACAATAGTCTGCTGTACTATTGCTACAATCCTTTTATTTTCTTCTTGTACAGAGAAGAAACGTCCTTTAGCTGCTGCTATTTCAGATAGAGACTCCTTGCCTCTTATGAAAAGTTTAGATGTAACTACTTTAATATCCGACTCAGGAATTACACGTTATCGAATCAAGACTAAAGAGTGGTTGATATATGACAAAAAAAATCCGCCATACTGGTCGTTTGAGAAAGGATTGCTTCTTGAAAAATTTGATTCAACATACCATGTTGATTCCAGTATAAAAGCAGACACTGCATATTACTATTCTGACAAGAAGCTTTGGGAACTAAAGGGACATGTAGTTATTAAGAATGTACAAGGTGATAAGTTTAACACAGAACAACTGTTCTGGGACCAAAACCTGGAAAAAGTTTATTCAAGTAAATTTATCCGGATTCAGAAATCAGACAGGATTATTACCGGTCATGGATTTGAATCTAATCAGCAGATGACTATTTATACCATTCATAAAACTACCGGTTCCATACCGATTGAAGATAAAAAAGTAACCCGGCCTGATACCATTATTGTTAACCACTAA
- a CDS encoding hemolysin family protein, producing MNLIIYILIAIFFSAFFSGMEIAFTSADRLRLKTDKSDKNINSKILSFFFTNPRNLIPTILAGNYMSLVIYGILVAQLVKTHLLIKFTNSSFLLILLQTVIAVILILITSEIIPKRLFRQYANSVLTFFAFPLFIFYIVLYPISKVCSGFSYVLLKLFGITTGKDADNKIFGKADLDNFIQSSIDKSENRKEIETEVKIFQNALDFSSIKIRDCIVPRPEVIAIDLDTDLDTLKSKFIESGISKIIVYKDNIDNIIGYIHSSEMFRNADNWKSCIQQIPIVPETMGANKLMKLFMQQKKTLAVVVDEFGGTTGIVSLEDLVEEIFGEIEDEHDTTSYIAKQTDENEYILSARLEIEKANEMFNLGLPESDDYITIGGFILNHYQNFPKLHEIVKIGHFQFKIIKLTTTKIELVKLKVIE from the coding sequence ATGAACCTTATAATCTATATACTGATTGCAATATTCTTTTCTGCTTTTTTCTCGGGAATGGAAATTGCATTTACTTCAGCAGACAGGTTACGTTTAAAAACAGATAAGAGTGATAAAAATATAAATTCTAAAATCCTCTCTTTCTTTTTTACGAATCCAAGAAACCTTATACCCACTATATTAGCCGGGAATTACATGTCATTAGTAATTTACGGCATTCTGGTGGCTCAGTTAGTTAAAACACATCTGCTTATAAAGTTTACCAACAGTAGCTTTTTACTCATTTTACTGCAAACTGTTATTGCTGTAATACTAATCCTGATAACAAGTGAAATAATACCTAAAAGATTATTTAGACAGTATGCAAATTCTGTTCTTACATTTTTTGCTTTTCCTTTGTTTATCTTCTATATTGTACTTTACCCAATTTCAAAAGTTTGTTCCGGATTTTCATATGTATTATTAAAGCTATTTGGAATAACAACAGGCAAAGATGCAGATAATAAGATTTTCGGGAAAGCAGACCTTGATAATTTTATACAATCGAGCATTGATAAATCAGAAAACAGAAAAGAAATAGAGACTGAGGTGAAGATTTTTCAGAATGCACTCGATTTCTCTTCCATTAAAATACGAGATTGCATAGTGCCCAGACCGGAAGTTATCGCAATTGATCTGGATACAGATTTAGACACCTTAAAATCGAAATTCATCGAATCAGGAATTTCAAAAATCATTGTTTATAAGGACAATATCGACAACATAATAGGATATATACACTCTTCCGAAATGTTTAGAAATGCAGATAACTGGAAAAGCTGCATTCAGCAGATACCCATCGTTCCGGAAACTATGGGAGCAAATAAGCTGATGAAACTTTTTATGCAACAAAAAAAGACATTAGCTGTTGTGGTAGATGAATTTGGAGGAACAACAGGAATAGTTTCGTTAGAAGACCTGGTTGAAGAAATATTCGGTGAAATTGAAGATGAACATGATACAACATCTTACATTGCTAAACAAACAGACGAGAACGAATATATACTTTCTGCCAGATTGGAAATAGAGAAGGCTAACGAAATGTTTAACCTTGGATTACCTGAATCAGATGATTATATTACTATCGGCGGATTCATACTTAACCACTATCAAAACTTTCCAAAACTTCACGAAATAGTCAAAATCGGACACTTTCAGTTCAAGATAATAAAGCTTACTACCACTAAAATAGAGCTAGTTAAGTTGAAAGTGATAGAATAA